One Besnoitia besnoiti strain Bb-Ger1 chromosome VIII, whole genome shotgun sequence DNA segment encodes these proteins:
- a CDS encoding rhoptry protein ROP6 (encoded by transcript BESB_084550) yields MTRGSSRQCRLTHCLFPGNAALKTVAVALLLASLCVFVSSFTLDGAGRGRKVYAAEGADQGVDDSSLGDIKLAGAGQQQLLNQLKKELGTDDADLSLLERQHGVSEVENAVLRDAVPGMSGDLEDEERDSASEEADEDASGSAENDSASFVESGEAEDADNFEKEGDTEMNDSDDEAAGSFVEDDPDQESDAAYDSGSASFVEGEDTASEEASDSDAYHDEPEDEEEEAATLADPYGATPVSYLQEDADDNDVEFEEEPSSFIQVGATDRLIKKHAHQNRQLAHDRPASAFNQDRIRLRLADQTAVEDELLNEASDLEGGQGVVSPTDDGAAEGEGSATDADSIAAEMKGPPMEENGQEPVALAGEAESAEESLSSEEAPVLQEGMPSGGSAEETAEPVVATPEKAPGALDVDAAEVAPARAPEAETVEGTAAQIVEEMSKQDQGVEESRPQEVLSRGPANKRRLEYVIRAKKSDQTAVAVASVSLVGLSVAYQFLFSV; encoded by the exons ATGACGAGGGGATCCAGCCGCCAGTGTCGCTTGACTCACTGCCTTTTTCCGGGCAATGCCGCTCTGAAGACGGTGGCTGTGGCTCTTTTGCTGGCTTCTttgtgcgtcttcgtctccagTTTCACGCTGGACGGTGCGGGGCGTGGCAGGAAAGTCTACGCCGCGGAGGGTGCAGATCAGGGCGTTGACGACTCGAGCCTCGGAGATATCAAGTTGGCGGGTGCGGGGCaacagcagctgctgaaTCAACTCAAAAAGGAGCTTGGAACTGATGACGCAGATCTGAGTTTGTTGGAGCGGCAACATGGCGTCAGTGAAGTCGAAAACGCTGTGCTGCGGGACGCTGTCCCTGGGATGAGCGGAGACTTagaagacgaggagcgaGACAGTGCGtccgaggaagcagacgaggacgcgagcggcTCTGCAGAGAACGACAGTGCATCCTTCGTGGAAAGTGGTGAggccgaagacgcagacaacTTCGAAAAGGAAGGAGACACCGAGATGAATGActccgacgacgaggcggcgggctccTTCGTGGAAGACGACCCAGATCAAGAATCGGACGCCGCTTATGACAGCGGATCTGCCTCCTTCGTGGAAGGAGAGGACACGGCTTCAGAGGAAGCTTCCGACTCAGATGCGTACCACGACGAACCCgaggatgaagaagaggaggccgcgactCTGGCAGACCCCTACGGCGCAACGCCCGTCTCCTACCTGCAAGAGGACGCGGATGACAACGATGTTGAATTCGAGGAGGAACCGTCCTCTTTTATTCAAGTCGGTGCGACGGATCGGTTGATCAAGAAGCACGCGCACCAAAACCGCCAATTGGCACACGACCGACCTGCTTCGGCGTTCAACCAGGATCGCATCAGACTGCGACTCGCAGACCAGACCGCAGTTGAGGACGAGCTTCTCAACGAGGCGTCTGATCTCGAAGGCG GTCAGGGCGTGGTGTCTCCAACTGACGATGgggctgcagaaggcgagggcagTGCAACAGATGCTGACAGCATCGCGGCCGAAATGAAGGGACCGCCGATGGAGGAGAACGGGCAGGAACCCGTTGCGCTGGCTGGAGAGGCTGAGTCTGCGGAAGAGTCTCTTTCTAGTGAAGAAGCGCCTGTGCTGCAGGAGGGCATGCCGTCCGGAGGTTCGGCAGAGGAGACCGCAGAGCCTGTCGTCGCGACTCCAGAGAAGGCTCCGGGTGCGCTGGATGTTGATGCGGCGGAAGTGGCGCCTGCCCGGGCTCCTGAGGCGGAAACTGTCGAGGGGACGGCTGCTCAAATCGTGGAGGAGATGAGCAAGCAAGACCAGGGCGTCGAAGAGTCCAGACCCCAGGAAGTTCTCAGTAG AGGACCTGCGAACAAGAGGAGACTTGAGTACGTCATTC GCGCAAAGAAAAGTGACCAGACTGCCGTTGCTGTGGCATCTGTCTCTTTGGTCGGGCTCTCCGTTGCGTACCAGTTCCTGTTCAGCGTCTGA